Part of the Mus caroli chromosome 1, CAROLI_EIJ_v1.1, whole genome shotgun sequence genome, TCTTCATGCAAATGTAATGAGTCTTTCACTGTTGCCTCCCTTTCTTAACattccctaccaccaccaccacctctactctgtatttggtgtttgtctgtttgtcttacTCTGCATCTTGACTGGCAAGGAACTCAGTATGTGgggaggttggccttgaactcctggaaAGCCTCGtgtgtgctgagattataggcatgaactaCGTACCACACTTGATTTAGCTTAGACTCTAAGATCAGCTTAACACCGACCTTCTTCTGAGTCAGTCTCAGTCTTCTTCTGAGCCAGTCTGAGTCTGTTCATCTGAAGGAGGAACAGTGAGGAAATTAAAGCAATGCCCATAAGAatcagggatgtagctcagtagtagagtccCGTGTTGTATGTGCAAGACCTGGGTTAAATCCTCACATGTAGAGACAATcccttgtgcactgtgtaaaaacATCCACCTGTCAATCAAAAGCTGACTGGCCGATGAGCTGAGGGAGGATTAGAagatgaggagagggagaggatttCTGGAAGTGAGAGTCATGCGTGGGAGATTCACtgggacacagaggaggaaggtTACAGGAAACTGAACACCAGGGAACCAGCCATGCACATGGCAGGACTTGGAATAGAGCAAATGGATAATTAGCTGGTAACGGGCCCAAGCTTATGACCCAGGCGTTTATTCACAGCTATActtaagtctcagagtcatttcAGGGGAAGTTATGCACTGGTCGGAAAgcccacagttacacacacacacactcactcacacacacacactcacacacactcataaatgtACAGAACATGCCACacactgttgttgctgtttttcataCATACCAACATGATTATTTCTTCCTATGGAAAAGTAGATGGAAAAATGGCAAGATATAAATATGTCAAGATATTGTGGTTACCAAGGTCATAGGCCCTAGAGGACAACCTACTGCTATTCTGCTAAGAGGACATAATATTAGAATGATTTCTAATAATTTATagctatacccatagattagtgaaTGTTTGAGCCCTATCACAGACATGTATTACAGTAGTCAGTAATTAGCACAGAGATTCACAACTGGTCAACATCCAGAGACTGAGACTGAGGAGTGCTAAGCTCTAAATGGCTTGTCTGTCAAACCCTTCCCCAAAAGGCTCAGGGATCACCGAGGACGAAGGTCTAGGAAGACTGTAAAGCCAGAAGTCGTAGATGACGGCAAGCAGACAGTGTTTCCATACACGACAGGCACAATTGAACTCCCAGCAATTTTTACAGCATACATGAGCCCAGTGCTCACTAAAGTCAGACAAAAATCTTACCTTGGAGAAGGGGAGATGACACAAAATCCAGCCCCTACCTGAGGACCTATGAGTATTTGATCCATTCTGGGAGACTGTGAGTCAGTTTCCCTTAAGGATGTGACCGCTCATAGGTTAGCTGCTCTCATGGCCCCCCACACAAGAGAATCTTAGCAACACACGTTAGACTttatgagagggagagagaaagatgtaGAACAAAAGGGTACAGGAGTACACAGTTGGGTGGATCAGAAAGTGGATGGATCTAGAAGGACAATCTAGAAAGATCTAGACGGGGAGAAGGGGGTATGTTAAAAATACattctatgaaattctcaaggaattaatgaaaatattttaagaaataaatcaatatataattTACCAATTGAACAACTACATCATATCTCATCTATATCCCTCACTACTGGGGTACACAGGGACAAAAGGACACATAGCCTATGGATCCACAACCAGCTAGGGCAGTGACTCTCAAgcttcctgatgctgcgaccctttcaTATAGTTCCTTAAGTTGTGGTGagccctcaaccataaaattattttcatttctacttcataactgtaattttgctatgttatgagttgtaatgtaagtatctgatatgctgatggtcttaggtgacccctgtgaaagggttgtttttGTCCCAAAAGGGTTACAACCCATACGTTGAGAACCACTAAACTATAAGCGAATTCCTTAACTCCTGGGGCTATCTTATTTTTGTTGCATCTTGGGTAATTGAGGGGAGGGATTCAATGGAAACCTCACCACTGGAGTTTCTTTACCTGTTCTGTGATTCACAGAACAAACAGTTAATTTGGGGAAAGGGCTCCATTATAACACACGGTGATTTATGATCGATTACAAGTGATGTCTTGCCCACTGACTGGAGAGTTAGTAACAAAGCAAATGGTCAGAGAAAAATCCTTATTTAGGGAAGGCAGAAACCACTCCCTGATGAGCTCTGGAAAGTCAAAGTCCAAAGAGTTGACGAAGACATGATTGAGAGCGGAGGTTGAGTGGGTACAGAGGATCATGGGCACAGGTGTAAGCTGTGTCTCATTGGTTGAGGGAAGGAGGGCTTTGCAGGACTCTAAGCAAGTATGAGTTGAAAAGTCTAGTCTGCGGGACCAGAGCAGAAGTCTTATTTGGAATCTAAGCAGCTGAGGGCATAGCAGGTCTTGAAGACAGGTAACACAGAATTGGCTGatgtgccctgcccccacccccacccccacccccacccccaacacatgtGTATTTGGAGTTATGAGATGGGAGATAGTGTCTGCATGATACAAGAGGTACAGATTGAACCTCCTTTCTTCAGTGGGCCGAAGAAATCCCATAGACTTGTGGGATAACTATCATTAGCTTATTAGCGTACACATCTGTTCTTCAAAACACCAGATCACACGCTCCTTGCTTTTTCTTTAGACTTGCATCCTTACCAATGGACCTGATTGGTTTTGGTTATGCAGCCCTTGTGACAATTGGGAGTGTTTTGGGATATAAGCGAAGAGGTAAGCCAAatgttcctccttcccttcctccctccctctctctctccctccctctctccctccctccctctctttttcccttctttgttttcagaagacttattttcattatttttaattgtgtgtgtgggggggggagtacaCATCAGTgtcagtgcccaaggaggccgtGCAAGAGCTGCACTcaactgctaagtcatctttccagcttttCCAGCTATGtaaagtctctccctctccctccctctctttatccctctccctctccctctctctccctttatccatctccctctccctccctccctttatccctccatccctctctccctctgtccctccctcctgcaGGTGGAGTTCCATCTCTGATTGCTGGGCTTTCTGTTGGACTTTTGGCTGGCTACGGAGCCTACCGTGTCTCCAATGACAGACGGGATGTCAAAGTGTCATTGTGTAAGTGAAATGTTGTCCCCGGTTACAGAGGAAGAACCTGGAAGATGTTCCCTTCATGTTCTGTGCCAGGCTTACTAGGAAATGAACTGTCGAAGTTAAGTGTCTGAGTCCATGTCAAGGCTGGACAGAACACTTGTTCCTTTCTAGACAGAACTGGTAAGAAATACTGTACTCAGAGACTTCCTCTACCTCATGTCTTTACAATGCATGTTACTGGAAAGTAAGTCAGAAAAGGCATTGGGATTATGACAAGATTTTCTTGTAGCTTTTCTAGGTGTACAATTAATATGGTTTTCAAGTTGCTGTGAAAATGCCTTTGTATAGCCTTACATCATCATCATATTCAGGGCACAGAGAGCTTTTATGTACAGCGATGCCTTAAGAGAACAAAGCTAGCTTCCTTCTACTTTCGTTTCTCCAGCCTTTAGTAAGATCATGCCTATTGGTAAACTCCACCCAATCCCCAAGGTACTTGGCTTTTTAGTCTCTTGACTAGCAAGCATTGATAATGTTTGACATTCTAATTCATGGTATTTGGGTTTCAGTTACAGCTTTCTTCCTGGCCACCATAATGGGTGTGAGATTTAAGAGGTCCAAGAAAGTAATGCCTGCTGGTCTAGTTGCAGGCTTAAGGTAAGAGCCCTTCTGATCTATGCTTTCCTGTGCCAGCATTTCTGAGTGGTGACAGTCCGTGGCAGTGCCACCCTGAATATGCCCAGTCTTGCTAAAGCTCTGGCAAATTTTGTGAAGAATTTCCATGGGTCTGGAGACACGGCTCACTtactactcttgcaaaggaccaggcTTGGCTGgcggccatctgtaactccagttccaagggatccaacattCTCTTTTGGCCTACATGTGCACTAGGGACATATAAGCACACAGGCAAAGCATTATTACACAAATAAAGCTAactagatatattttttaaaggaattaattTTCTTGCTAGAGAAGAGGCCCAGCACTTGAGTACTCACAGCTTTCTAATAGGAACTGGGTTTGctttccagaacccacatcaggtagctaaCAACCACCTATACCTTCAGGTCCCGGGAATCTGGCAATGTCTTCTGAACCCTGtaggcacatgcatgtacacagacacacataaatatatacacacaatagaaTGATCATTTGAAAAGTCAAATAATTATTATGATAAGTATTAACATAGCAGACTTAAGCCACCATAGGCTCAGTCTTTGGTGTGACGATGGTCCTCTCTGATGCACTTTCTAGTGTTCAATcagatatatgtatttatatttatcaaaataaagAGTTAAGTTCACCTTCAGTTGGCTTATCCACTGGTAGCAGTAAATTCATCTAGGGCCCTTTTAGAGAATTAGACAGTGACAGTCCAAGTCATGGAATTTTGAAGGGAGAtaatcttttgaaaataaatagcctttattttctcttaatagGATCCAGTATATgcatttcctttatttgtttatttatttgattggGTGTTTATCgtatgtcttagttagagttttgctgctgtgagcagacaccatgaccaaggcaactcttatgaggacaacatctaactggggctggcttacagtccattatcatcaaggttggagcatggcagcatccagacagattatggggctgaaggagctgagagctccacattgtcatctgaaggctgctaagagaagacttctaggcagctagaatgagagtcttaaagcccacaatgacacacttcctccaacaaggccatacctccaaatagtgccactccctgggccaagcatagtcaaatCAACCACTATTAGTTGATTTTTTGTAACGGTGACAGAATACCCCAACAGGAAGCACAATCAAGGACAAGATGGTTTATTTCAGGGGGATGTTCTAGAAGGGATGCAGATGCATCATGTCATATAACACAAAGCATCACTGGGTGACCCAGGCTTGGGAATCAGCAAACAGAGTGATCAAATTCTatccacacagagagacaggaagatggctaGGCAGTACAGCCCCAAAGCCTACCCCTTAGTGACCTACTTGTTCCAGCAAGGTTCCACTTCGTACTCCTGTCGAGACCTTTTCAAACAGggccaccagctgggaaccaagtgttcaaatacatgagcccatGGGGAGTACTTCTCATCCCCACGCCTAGTTATTAGTTAGTTACCTGTTATAGtttcagtgctgaggactgaacccagggccttgcatatgcCAGACAAATACTcggccactgagctatatccccagctcaGATCATGTGACTCGATCCACCAAGTTAAATACATATTACCAAATGAAATATAGAGAAAATGTTTCTAATTCCTCCTGGAAGCTGCTCTTGTGTGTTGAAAGACACAAACATTGTCTCCCTTTGgtacacattttcattttccagaaATTATTCCAAAAAGGAATTAAGCAAAGCCTAATGTTCACTGTGGTTGTATTTCTAATAGAAAATATAGTAAGCTGAAAAACTAAAGCTGCCTAGAAATTCACCAGAAgagatatataatttttttccatttaatggAATATTGACCAGGcatttatttatcatgttttaaaaactagttaGTGCCATTGGAAATTAATACTatcataataaaatagaaacaggacCAAAACACACCAAATATAATTTGACCCAATGTTTAAAAGTATCTGTggcaagaaacaagatggaaatATTTCAAGCATTAGTAGTATTTTGCCCTGGGCTATAGCCTTCTGAAtggttttattgttcttttattgCTGTAGAATTTTCTAGCATGGCTCTGTATTTATCTCGTGTAGTTATATTTGTTTGTATGGAGTAGAGCCAATGACAACTTTGCAGCTCTGTCCCTGACATAAGATGATCTTTGATACTGGGAAGGATCAAAAGTCATTAATTATGAAAAGAGGACCTAGTTCCTGATACTCTCATAAGTCCCCACTGAATTATtccttaatatttttactttactaaaaaggtgtgtgtgtctgtgtgtgtgtgtgtgtgtgtgtgcgcgcgcgcgcgcgcgcgcactcatgcatgcaggtgcctacagagaccagaagagttcatcggatcccttggagcttgagttacgtgtcatttattattataaacaccTGCCATGGGTGCAGGAACGGAACtccagccctctggaagagcagcaagtgctcctaactgctgagccagctctccagcaccttGACTAGGCCTTCCCCGTGGCTCATCTTCAGTAGTCTTTGGAAGTTGACCTTTCTCcctgacctttctcccttaagccCTGATCTGAGCCTTTCAGAACAGCAGGTTTGGTTTCTCTCATCTGTTCAGGGAATATTTTCAAGTTGCATCTGGGAAGTTAGANCACAGGAAAAATGAGTCCCCCTTGCTTCCTCTGAGAAGGGCTNTGACAGAGCCCTCAGAGCCCACAGCACAGGGACATGACAGGGCAGTACACAGCAGGCCTGTCCATCAGCGTGactgtccctctctcttcttcttttgacTCAGCCTCATGATGATCCTGAGACTTGTCCTGCTGTGGCTTTAGCATCTAGAGAAGCTGAGAGCCCAACTCCCAGCATGCTACTGTGCCTGGCACGGCAAGTTCCTGCATTGAAGTGATCATTTCAAAAACATGGGAAATGTCTtatattgaaatgaaaataatgtcaCTCTAATATTTAAAAATCGTTGGCAATGTTTATTTACCCCCCCAATGCCTTTTTATTTAATGCACAAATTCATTTAGATATTTCTGTTTGCTAATCCTGCTCTTTAATACATTGTTACTGCTCATTCACTTTGTCTCTTTATATCTGGAAATTGGGGACTTGCAATTTTCTGCTTTTGACAATTCCAAACACTATGagtaaaataagttaaataagtTAACTGCAGCCTGTCAGACAATGGGATTCCTGTCGTGGGCCACAGGGAGTGTTAATGAATTATAAGTCACTTTGTACATTAGgggttttatttgtattattggGGGTGAGGCGGGTTTGCATAGAAGGAATTCTATTCTCAGCACATCAGCGTCCCGACAGAATGCACTCAGTGTTGAAATAAAATGCATCTTATTCTAAGCCTTCTCATTCATTTCTATGTCTTTTCTAGAAACTCAATCACTCAATCGTTTTGGCTTTAACATGTTCATTAGTAGTGAAAAGGATGTCAGGGAGGGTTGTTTACAATAGATCTCCATACTTCTCAGGAGCATCTCCCTGTCCCCCACGCCCCTGTGAGGCCACCATGCCATGTGAAGACCAGTTATAACTTTAATGTCCAAGGCAGTTTAGGGACCAGAAGAACCATCTGGAGACCCCTGCCTATTTTCAATGTCTGCTATGGTCTCTGGGAAACCTGACCCTCTCTGGGAGACTCAGTTTCTCATCCCTATGGGGGTGAATATTAATGGCTAGCTTGCCCTCCAAGGTACCAGGCTCACAGTTTCAGTCCTTCAGACTGTGTGTGGCCTTTGTTGACAAGGAAGGGGTGGAGAACTGCATCTGCTGGCCTGGTAGGCAGGAGCACTTACCCTCTTGTAAGTGCAAGTGGGATGCTAACCTTTCAGCCAAGAGGAACTGAGGAGGGAGCAAGCAAAGGCATTAGTGAAATCAAGTAGGAAACCCATACAAACTTTGTTAGTGTGCTTTCAATGATgcccttcttaaaaggacagacAAATCTCCTCTGATTCCAACAATGCTAATCACATGGCTTCCATAAGCTGGACTAGAAATGGCAGGTAACGGTTTGCTTCCTTGACAACAGGCAAGGTTGACTGGGCTCACTCTGTGATTGACACTGAAACCAGGGTGAGTTGTGCGATTGGTTGTAGAAATACTTGCTGTATCTGNNNNNNNNNNNNNNNNNNNNNNNNNNNNNNNNNNNNNNNNNNNNNNNNNNNNNNNNNNNNNNNNNNNNNNNNNNNNNNNNNNNNNNNNNNNNNNNNNNNNNNNNNNNNNNNNNNNNNNNNNNNNNNNNNNNNNNNNNNNNNNNNNNNNNNNNNNNNNNNNNNNNNNNNNNNNNNNNNNNNNNNNNNNNNNNNNNNNNNNNNNNNNNNNNNNNNNNNNNNNNNNNNNNNNNNNNNNNNNNNNNNNNNNNNNNNNNNNNNNNNNNNNNNNNNNNNNNNNNNNNNNNNNNNNNNNNNNNNNNNNNNNNNNNNNNNNNNNNNNNNNNNNNNNNNNNNNNNNNNNNNNNNNNNNNNNNNNNNNNNNNNNNNNNNNNNNNNNNNNNNNNNNNNNNNNNNNNNNNNNNNNNNNNNNNNNNNNNNNNNNNNNNNNNNNNNNNNNNNNNNNNNNNNNNNNNNNNNNNNNNNNNNNNNNNNNNNNNNNNNNNNNNNNNNNNNNNNNNNNNNNNNNNNNNNNNNNNNNNNNNNNNNNNNNNNNNNNNNNNNNNNNNNNNNNNNNNNNNNNNNNNNNNNNNNNNNNNNNNNNNNNNNNNNNNNNNNNNNNNNNNNNNNNNNNNNNNNNNNNNNNNNNNNNNNNNNNNNNNNNNNNNNNNNNNNNNNNNNNNNNNNNNNNNNNNNNNNNNNNNNNNNNNNNNNNNNNNNNNNNNNNNNNNNNNNNNNNNNNNNNNNNNNNNNNNNNNNNNNNNNNNNNNNNNNNNNNNNNNNNNNNNNNNNNNNNNNNNNNNNNNNNNNNNNNNNNNNNNNNNNNNNNNNNNNNNNNNNNNNNNNNNNNNNNNNNNNNNNNNNNNNNNNNNNNNNNNNNNNNNNNNNNNNNNNNNNNNNNNNNNNNNNNNNNNNNNNNNNNNNNNNNNNNNNNNNNNNNNNNNNNNNNNNNNNNNNNNNNNNNNNNNNNNNNNNNNNNNNNNNNNNNNNNNNNNNNNNNNNNNNNNNNNNNNNNNNNNNNNNNNNNNNNNNNNNNNNNNNNNNNNNNNNNNNNNNNNNNNNNNNNNNNNNNNNNNNNNNNNNNNNNNNNNNNNNNNNNNNNNNNNNNNNNNNNNNNNNNNNNNNNNNNNNNNNNNNNNNNNNNNNNNNNNNNNNNNNNNNNNNNNNNNNNNNNNNNNNNNNNNNNNNNNNNNNNNNNNNNNNNNNNNNNNNNNNNNNNNNNNNNNNNNNNNNNNNNNNNNNNNNNNNNNNNNNNNNNNNNNNNNNNNNNNNNNNNNNNNNNNNNNNNNNNNNNNNNNNNNNNNNNNNNNNNNNNNNNNNNNNNNNNNNNNNNNNNNNNNNNNNNNNNNNNNNNNNNNNNNNNNNNNNNNNNNNNNNNNNNNNNNNNNNNNNNNNNNNNNNNNNNNNNNNNNNNNNNNNNNNNNNNNNNNNNNNNNNNNNNNNNNNNNNNNNNNNNNNNNNNNNNNNNNNNNNNNNNNNNNNNNNNNNNNNNNNNNNNNNNNNNNNNNNNNNNNNNNNNNNNNNNNNNNNNNNNNNNNNNNNNNNNNNNNNNNNNNNNNNNNNNNNNNNNNNNNNNNNNNNNNNNNNNNNNNNNNNNNNNNNNNNNNNNNNNNNNNNNNNNNNNNNNNNNNNNNNNNNNNNNNNNNNNNNNNNNNNNNNNNNNNNNNNNNNNNNNNNNNNNNNNNNNNNNNNNNNNNNNNNNNNNNNNNNNNNNNNNNNNNNNNNNNNNNNNNNNNNNNNNNNNNNNNNNNNNNNNNNNNNNNNNNNNNNNNNNNNNNNNNNNNNNNNNNNNNNNNNNNNNNNNNNNNNNNNNNNNNNNNNNNNNNNNNNNNNNNNNNNNNNNNNNNNNNNNNNNNNNNNNNNNNNNNNNNNNNNNNNNNNNNNNNNNNNNNNNNNNNNNNNNNNNNNNNNNNNNNNNNNNNNNNNNNNNNNNNNNNNNNNNNNNNNNNNNNNNNNNNNNNNNNNNNNNNNNNNNNNNNNNNNNNNNNNNNNNNNNNNNNNNNNNNNNNNNNNNNNNNNNNNNNNNNNNNNNNNNNNNNNNNNNNNNNNNNNNNNNNNNNNNNNNNNNNNNNNNNNNNNNNNNNNNNNNNNNNNNNNNNNNNNNNNNNNNNNNNNNNNNNNNNNNNNNNNNNNNNNNNNNNNNNNNNNNNNNNNNNNNNNNNNNNNNNNNNNNNNNNNNNNNNNNNNNNNNNNNNNNNNNNNNNNNNNNNNNNNNNNNNNNNNNNNNNNNNNNNNNNNNNNNNNNNNNNNNNNNNNNNNNNNNNNNNNNNNNNNNNNNNNNNNNNNNNNNNNNNNNNNNNNNNNNNNNNNNNNNNNNNNNNNNNNNNNNNNNNNNNNNNNNNNNNNNNNNNNNNNNNNNNNNNNNNNNNNNNNNNNNNNNNNNNNNNNNNNNNNNNNNNNNNNNNNNNNNNNNNNNNNNNNNNNNNNNNNNNNNNNNNNNNNNNNNNNNNNNNNNNNNNNNNNNNNNNNNNNNNNNNNNNNNNNNNNNNNNNNNNNNNNNNNNNNNNNNNNNNNNNNNNNNNNNNNNNNNNNNNNNNNNNNNNNNNNNNNNNNNNNNNNNNNNNNNNNNNNNNNNNNNNNNNNNNNNNNNNNNNNNNNNNNNNNNNNNNNNNNNNNNNNNNNNNNNNNNNNNNNNNNNNNNNNNNNNNNNNNNNNNNNNNNNNNNNNNNNNNNNNNNNNNNNNNNNNNNNNNNNNNNNNNNNNNNNNNNNNNNNNNNNNNNNNNNNNNNNNNNNNNNNNNNNNNNNNNNNNNNNNNNNNNNNNNNNNNNNNNNNNNNNNNNNNNNNNNNNNNNNNNNNNNNNNNNNNNNNNNNNNNNNNNNNNNNNNNNNNNNNNNNNNNNNNNNNNNNNNNNNNNNNNNNNNNNNNNNNNNNNNNNNNNNNNNNNNNNNNNNNNNNNNNNNNNNNNNNNNNNNNNNNNNNNNNNNNNNNNNNNNNNNNNNNNNNNNNNNNNNNNNNNNNNNNNNNNNNNNNNNNNNNNNNNNNNNNNNNNNNNNNNNNNNNNNNNNNNNNNNNNNNNNNNNNNNNNNNNNNNNNNNNNNNNNNNNNNNNNNNNNNNNNNNNNNNNNNNNNNNNNNNNNNNNNNNNNNNNNNNNNNNNNNNNNNNNNNNNNNNNNNNNNNNNNNNNNN contains:
- the Tmem14a gene encoding transmembrane protein 14A, which gives rise to MDLIGFGYAALVTIGSVLGYKRRGGVPSLIAGLSVGLLAGYGAYRVSNDRRDVKVSLFTAFFLATIMGVRFKRSKKVMPAGLVAGLSLMMILRLVLLWL